One window from the genome of Nomascus leucogenys isolate Asia chromosome 12, Asia_NLE_v1, whole genome shotgun sequence encodes:
- the CCDC163 gene encoding transmembrane protein CCDC163 has translation MRYYQWPSSGAADRNSTAVTPTVLWEESEIMQKELKLLQYQLRPPFMLSNLSCLWPLPSPCLFLHPALNSVFWTVTVAGNFYGSQIPRGAPFLTWSPASFSSMSRVLSKRTYSFGAPRCS, from the exons ATGCGGTACTACCAATGGCCTTCCTCAGGAGCTGCAGACCGA AATAGCACTGCTGTCACTCCTACAGTGCTGTGGGAGGAGTCAGAGATTATGCAGAAGGAATTGAAGTTGCTGCAGTACCAGTTGA GACCTCCATTCATGTTGTCCAATCTAAGCTGCCTCTGGCCACTACCTTCACCATGTCTGTTTCTTCATCCAGCTCTTAATTCAGTCTTCTGGACAGTAACAGTAGCTGGGAACTTTTATGGAAGCCAG atCCCCAGAGGAGCACCCTTTTTAACCTGGAGCCCAGCATCTTTCAGCTCCATGTCCAGAGTCTTGAGCAAGAGGACCTATTCCTTTGGGGCCCCAAGATGCTCCTGA
- the PRDX1 gene encoding peroxiredoxin-1: MSSGNAKIGHSAPNFKATAVMPDGQFKDISLSDYKGKYVVFFFYPLDFTFVCPTEIIAFSDRAEEFKKLNCQVIGASVDSHFCHLAWINTPKKQGGLGPMNIPLVSDPKRTIAQDYGVLKADEGISFRGLFIIDDKGILRQITVNDLPVGRSVDETLRLVQAFQFTDKHGEVCPAGWKPGSDTIKPDVQKSKEYFSKQK; this comes from the exons ATGTCTTCAGGAAATGCTAAAATTGGGCACTCTGCCCCCAACTTCAAAGCCACAGCCGTTATGCCAGATGGTCAGTTTAAAGATATCAGCCTGTCTGACTACAAAG GAAAATATGTTGTGTTCTTCTTTTACCCTCTTGACTTCACCTTTGTGTGCCCCACGGAGATCATTGCTTTCAGTGATAGGGCAGAAGAATTTAAGAAACTCAACTGCCAAGTGATTGGTGCTTCTGTGGATTCTCACTTCTGTCATCTAGCATG GATCAACACACCTAAGAAACAAGGAGGACTGGGACCCATGAACATTCCTTTGGTATCAGACCCGAAGCGCACCATTGCTCAGGATTATGGGGTCTTAAAGGCTGATGAAGGCATCTCGTTCAG GGGCCTTTTTATCATTGATGATAAGGGTATTCTTCGGCAGATCACTGTAAATGACCTCCCTGTTGGCCGCTCTGTGGATGAGACTTTGAGACTAGTTCAGGCCTTCCAGTTCACTGACAAACATGGGGAAG TGTGCCCAGCTGGCTGGAAACCTGGCAGTGATACCATCAAGCCTGATGTCCAAAAGAGCAAAGAATATTTCTCCAAGCAGAAGTGA
- the MMACHC gene encoding methylmalonic aciduria and homocystinuria type C protein, giving the protein MEPKVAELKQKIEDTLCPFGFEIYPFQVAWYNELLPPAFHLLLPGPTLAFLVLSTPAMFDRALKPFLQSCHLRMLTDPVDQCVAYHLGRVRESLPEQQIEIIADYEVHPNRRPKILAQTAAHVAGAAYYYQRQDVEADPWGNQRISGVCIHPRFGGWFAIRGVVLLPGIEVPDLPPRKPHDCVPARADRIALLEGFNFHWRDWTYRDAVTPQERYSEEQKAYFSTPPAQRMALLGLAQPSEEPSSPSPDLPFTTHPPKKPGNPSRARSWLSPRVSPPASPGP; this is encoded by the exons ATGGAGCCGAAAGTCGCAGAGCTGAAGCAGAAGATCGAGGACACGCTATGTCCTTTTGGCTTCGAGATTTACCCCTTCCAG GTGGCATGGTACAATGAACTCTTGCCTCCAGCCTTCCACCTACTGCTGCCAGGACCTACCCTGGCCTTCCTGGTACTCAGCACGCCTGCCATGTTTGACCGGGCCCTCAAGCCCTTCTTGCAGAGCTGCCACCTCCGAATGCTGACTGACCCGGTGGACCAGTGTGTGGCCTACCATCTGGGCCGTGTTAGAGAG AGCCTCCCAGAGCAGCAGATAGAAATCATTGCTGACTACGAGGTGCACCCCAACCGACGCCCCAAGATCCTGGCCCAGACAGCAGCCCATGTGGCAGGGGCTGCTTACTACTACCAAAGACAAGATGTGGAGGCTGACCCATGGGGGAACCAG CGCATATCAGGTGTGTGCATACACCCCCGATTTGGGGGCTGGTTTGCCATCCGAGGGGTAGTGCTGCTGCCAGGGATAGAGGTGCCAGATCTGCCACCCAGAAAACCTCATGACTGTGTACCTGCAAGAGCTGACCGAATCGCCCTACTTGAAGGCTTCAATTTCCACTGGCGTGACTGGACTTACCGGGATGCTGTGACACCCCAGGAGCGCTACTCAGAAGAGCAGAAGGCCTACTTCTCCACTCCGCCTGCCCAACGAATGGCCCTATTGGGCTTGGCTCAGCCCTCAGAGGAGCCTAGTTCTCCCTCCCCGGATCTTCCCTTCACCACACACCCCCCCAAGAAGCCTGGGAATCCCAGCAGAGCCCGGAGCTGGCTCAGCCCCAGGGTCTCACCACCTGCATCCCCTGGCCCTTGA